From the genome of Chlorocebus sabaeus isolate Y175 chromosome 2, mChlSab1.0.hap1, whole genome shotgun sequence, one region includes:
- the C2H20orf96 gene encoding uncharacterized protein C20orf96 homolog isoform X4, with translation MAHVLQKPSHSGTHSTVYEFQVSDYVPWQQSKQETKPSTLPPVQQANSLHINKMKTLTRVQPVFHSKPTRVVTSHQPKNPRELHRRWKLDPGKMQAKIRLMKMMLRNGRTALRELQSHENFLTKLNEELIETIQDMENSTTLNVRALLQQQDVLATIIDILEYSNKKRLQQLKSELQEWEEKKKCKMSSLEQQAEQLNAKIEKTQEEVNFLSTYMDREYSIKSIQISTLVRQLQQDKDSQQDELDDLSEMRRKVLESLSDKIQKKKKKILSSVVAKTQRPYEEALLQKIWENQDFLKCMQRFREFIDQFEENMPVLRAEVEELQAQTREPREVVFEDVLLRRPKCTPDMDVVLNIPVEEPLPF, from the exons ATGGCGCATGTCTTACAaaa ACCCAGCCACTCTGGGACTCACTCCACAGTCTACGAGTTCCAGGTTTCG GATTATGTTCCATGGCAGCAGTCCAAGCAGGAAACCAAGCCATCTACTCTGCCTCCAGTCCAACAAGCCAACAGCCttcatataaacaaaatgaagacTTTGACTAGGGTCCAACCAG TGTTCCACTCCAAGCCCACTAGAGTGGTGACAAGCCACCAGCCGAAGAATCCACGAGAACTACATAGAAGGTGGAAGTTGGACCCTGGGAAGATGCAGGCCAAAATCCGGTTAATGAAG ATGATGCTCAGGAACGGGAGGACTGCTCTGCGAGAGCTCCAAAGCCATGAGAACTTCCTCACCAAGCTCAACGAGGAgctgatcgagaccatccaggacATGGAGAACAGCACAACCCTGAACGTGCGGGCCCTGCTGCAGCAGCAGGACGTCCTAGCG ACCATCATCGACATCTTGGAGTATTCAAACAAGAAGAGGCTGCAGCAATTGAAGTCTGAGCTTCAGGagtgggaagaaaagaagaaatgcaagaTGAGCT CTCTAGAGCAGCAGGCGGAGCAGCTGAATGCCAAGATTGAGAAGACCCAGGAGGAAGTGAACTTCCTGAGCACTTACATGGACCGTGAGTATTCCATCAAGTCTATCCAGATCTCCACCCTTGTGCGCCAGCTGCAGCAGGATAAGGACAGCCAGCAG GATGAGCTGGATGACCTCAGTGAGATGCGCAGAAAGGTCCTGGAATCCTTGTCTGACAAAattcagaagaagaagaaaaaaattctgagttCTGTGGTGGCA AAAACCCAGCGTCCCTATGAGGAGGCTCTCCTACAGAAGATATGGGAAAACCAGGACTTCCTGAAATGCATGCAAAGGTTCAGAGAA TTTATTGACCAGTTTGAGGAGAACATGCCCGTATTAAGGGCCGAGGTGGAAGAGCTCCAAGCCCAGACCCGGGAACCCCGAGAGGTCGTGTTTGAGGATGTTCTGCTTCGGAGACCCAA GTGCACCCCAGACATGGATGTTGTCCTCAACATTCCTGTGGAAGAGCCGCTACCCTTCTAG
- the ZCCHC3 gene encoding zinc finger CCHC domain-containing protein 3, which yields MATGGGAEEERKRGRPQLLPPARPAARGEEADGGREKMGWAQVVKNLAEKKGEFREPRLPRREEESGGGGGSAGVGGPAGLAAPDLGDFPPAGRGDPKGRRRDPAGEAADPRKKKGAAEAGRRKKAEAAAAAMATPARPGEAEDATERPLQDEAAGAGPGKGRFLVRICFQGDEGSCPTRDFVVGALILRSIGMDPSDIYAVIQIPGSREFDVSFRSAEKLALFLRVYEEKREQEDCWENFVVLGRSKSSLKTLFILFRNETVDVEDIVTWLKRHCDVLAVPVKVTDRFGIWTGEYKCEIELRQGEGGVRHLPGAFFLGAERGYSWYKGQPKTCFKCGSRTHMSGSCTQDRCFRCGEEGHLSPYCRKGIVCNLCGKRGHAFAQCPKAVHNSVAAQLTGVAGH from the coding sequence ATGGCCACCGGCGGCGGCGCGGAGGAAGAGAGGAAACGGGGGCGGCCGCAGCTTCTGCCCCCCGCGCGGCCCGCGGCCCGGGGCGAGGAGGCCGACGGCGGCCGCGAGAAGATGGGCTGGGCCCAGGTGGTAAAGAATCTAGCCGAGAAGAAGGGCGAATTCCGCGAGCCGCGGCTACCGCGGCGGGAGGAGGAAAGCGGCGGCGGTGGCGGGAGCGCCGGGGTCGGCGGCCCCGCGGGCCTAGCGGCGCCGGACCTCGGCGACTTCCCACCTGCTGGCCGCGGGGACCCGAAGGGCCGCCGGAGAGATCCTGCCGGCGAGGCGGCGGACCCCCGCAAGAAGAAGGGCGCTGCCGAGGCGGGCAGGAGAAAGAAGGCCGAGGCGGCAGCGGCAGCCATGGCGACCCCGGCCAGGCCCGGCGAGGCTGAGGACGCGACCGAAAGGCCCCTCCAGGACGAGGCGGCGGGGGCGGGACCGGGCAAGGGTCGCTTCCTTGTCCGCATCTGTTTCCAGGGAGACGAGGGCTCCTGCCCGACCCGGGACTTCGTGGTAGGAGCGCTTATCCTGCGCTCCATCGGCATGGACCCGAGCGACATCTACGCGGTCATCCAGATCCCCGGCAGCCGCGAATTCGACGTGAGCTTCCGCTCGGCGGAGAAGCTGGCCCTGTTCCTGCGCGTCTACGAGGAGAAGCGGGAGCAGGAGGACTGCTGGGAGAACTTCGTGGTGCTGGGGCGGAGCAAGTCCAGTTTGAAGACGCTCTTCATCCTCTTCCGGAATGAGACGGTGGACGTGGAGGACATTGTGACCTGGCTCAAGCGCCACTGCGACGTGCTGGCCGTGCCGGTGAAAGTGACCGACAGGTTTGGGATCTGGACCGGGGAGTACAAGTGCGAGATCGAGCTGCGCCAGGGGGAGGGCGGGGTCAGGCACTTGCCAGGGGCCTTCTTCCTGGGGGCCGAGAGGGGCTACAGCTGGTACAAGGGGCAGCCCAAGACATGCTTTAAATGTGGTTCCCGGACCCACATGAGCGGCAGCTGCACGCAGGACAGGTGCTTCAGGTGCGGGGAGGAGGGGCACCTGAGCCCTTACTGCCGGAAGGGCATCGTGTGCAACCTCTGTGGCAAGCGAGGACACGCCTTTGCCCAGTGTCCCAAAGCAGTTCACAATTCCGTGGCAGCTCAGCTAACCGGCGTGGCCGGGCACTAA
- the C2H20orf96 gene encoding uncharacterized protein C20orf96 homolog isoform X1: protein MAHVLQKPSHSGTHSTVYEFQVSDYVPWQQSKQETKPSTLPPVQQANSLHINKMKTLTRVQPVFHSKPTRVVTSHQPKNPRELHRRWKLDPGKMQAKIRLMKMMLRNGRTALRELQSHENFLTKLNEELIETIQDMENSTTLNVRALLQQQDVLATIIDILEYSNKKRLQQLKSELQEWEEKKKCKMSSLEQQAEQLNAKIEKTQEEVNFLSTYMDREYSIKSIQISTLVRQLQQDKDSQQDELDDLSEMRRKVLESLSDKIQKKKKKILSSVVAKTQRPYEEALLQKIWENQDFLKCMQRFREVHPRHGCCPQHSCGRAATLLDGSAMGCHPLLLSPQHLEPWIIYFQDRVSIQTLIYSLPAPCTLPPSFFPSLPPFLPPSLLPSSCPSLPPFSPSCSFFLSSFLLSGWCCWARWEFPVKSAVPFLPIKLDLHLLFCQYLGVPSWALQKIRWQ, encoded by the exons ATGGCGCATGTCTTACAaaa ACCCAGCCACTCTGGGACTCACTCCACAGTCTACGAGTTCCAGGTTTCG GATTATGTTCCATGGCAGCAGTCCAAGCAGGAAACCAAGCCATCTACTCTGCCTCCAGTCCAACAAGCCAACAGCCttcatataaacaaaatgaagacTTTGACTAGGGTCCAACCAG TGTTCCACTCCAAGCCCACTAGAGTGGTGACAAGCCACCAGCCGAAGAATCCACGAGAACTACATAGAAGGTGGAAGTTGGACCCTGGGAAGATGCAGGCCAAAATCCGGTTAATGAAG ATGATGCTCAGGAACGGGAGGACTGCTCTGCGAGAGCTCCAAAGCCATGAGAACTTCCTCACCAAGCTCAACGAGGAgctgatcgagaccatccaggacATGGAGAACAGCACAACCCTGAACGTGCGGGCCCTGCTGCAGCAGCAGGACGTCCTAGCG ACCATCATCGACATCTTGGAGTATTCAAACAAGAAGAGGCTGCAGCAATTGAAGTCTGAGCTTCAGGagtgggaagaaaagaagaaatgcaagaTGAGCT CTCTAGAGCAGCAGGCGGAGCAGCTGAATGCCAAGATTGAGAAGACCCAGGAGGAAGTGAACTTCCTGAGCACTTACATGGACCGTGAGTATTCCATCAAGTCTATCCAGATCTCCACCCTTGTGCGCCAGCTGCAGCAGGATAAGGACAGCCAGCAG GATGAGCTGGATGACCTCAGTGAGATGCGCAGAAAGGTCCTGGAATCCTTGTCTGACAAAattcagaagaagaagaaaaaaattctgagttCTGTGGTGGCA AAAACCCAGCGTCCCTATGAGGAGGCTCTCCTACAGAAGATATGGGAAAACCAGGACTTCCTGAAATGCATGCAAAGGTTCAGAGAA GTGCACCCCAGACATGGATGTTGTCCTCAACATTCCTGTGGAAGAGCCGCTACCCTTCTAGATGGCAGTGCTATGGGCTGCCATCCCCTCCTGCTCTCTCCCCAGCACCTGGAGCCTTGGATCATTTACTTCCAGGACCGAGTCTCCATTCAGACCCTGATCTACAGTCTCCCTGCTCCCTgtacccttcctccctctttctttccctccctccctccctttctccctccctccctccttccttcctcctgtccctccctccctcctttctctccttcctgcagttttttcctctcttctttccttctttctggttGGTGCTGTTGGGCCAGGTGGGAATTTCCAGTTAAATCTGCTGTTCCTTTTTTACCAATAAAGCTGgatttacatttgcttttttgCCAGTATCTTGGGGTCCCCAGCTGGGCCTTGCAGAAGATACGTTGGCAATGA
- the C2H20orf96 gene encoding uncharacterized protein C20orf96 homolog isoform X3, translating to MAHVLQKPSHSGTHSTVYEFQVSDYVPWQQSKQETKPSTLPPVQQANSLHINKMKTLTRVQPVFHSKPTRVVTSHQPKNPRELHRRWKLDPGKMQAKIRLMKMMLRNGRTALRELQSHENFLTKLNEELIETIQDMENSTTLNVRALLQQQDVLATIIDILEYSNKKRLQQLKSELQEWEEKKKCKMSSLEQQAEQLNAKIEKTQEEVNFLSTYMDREYSIKSIQISTLVRQLQQDKDSQQDELDDLSEMRRKVLESLSDKIQKKKKKILSSVVAKTQRPYEEALLQKIWENQDFLKCMQRFREFIDQFEENMPVLRAEVEELQAQTREPREVVFEDVLLRRPKHRVNENSSRPCPHGAKEGTGRESIMSRK from the exons ATGGCGCATGTCTTACAaaa ACCCAGCCACTCTGGGACTCACTCCACAGTCTACGAGTTCCAGGTTTCG GATTATGTTCCATGGCAGCAGTCCAAGCAGGAAACCAAGCCATCTACTCTGCCTCCAGTCCAACAAGCCAACAGCCttcatataaacaaaatgaagacTTTGACTAGGGTCCAACCAG TGTTCCACTCCAAGCCCACTAGAGTGGTGACAAGCCACCAGCCGAAGAATCCACGAGAACTACATAGAAGGTGGAAGTTGGACCCTGGGAAGATGCAGGCCAAAATCCGGTTAATGAAG ATGATGCTCAGGAACGGGAGGACTGCTCTGCGAGAGCTCCAAAGCCATGAGAACTTCCTCACCAAGCTCAACGAGGAgctgatcgagaccatccaggacATGGAGAACAGCACAACCCTGAACGTGCGGGCCCTGCTGCAGCAGCAGGACGTCCTAGCG ACCATCATCGACATCTTGGAGTATTCAAACAAGAAGAGGCTGCAGCAATTGAAGTCTGAGCTTCAGGagtgggaagaaaagaagaaatgcaagaTGAGCT CTCTAGAGCAGCAGGCGGAGCAGCTGAATGCCAAGATTGAGAAGACCCAGGAGGAAGTGAACTTCCTGAGCACTTACATGGACCGTGAGTATTCCATCAAGTCTATCCAGATCTCCACCCTTGTGCGCCAGCTGCAGCAGGATAAGGACAGCCAGCAG GATGAGCTGGATGACCTCAGTGAGATGCGCAGAAAGGTCCTGGAATCCTTGTCTGACAAAattcagaagaagaagaaaaaaattctgagttCTGTGGTGGCA AAAACCCAGCGTCCCTATGAGGAGGCTCTCCTACAGAAGATATGGGAAAACCAGGACTTCCTGAAATGCATGCAAAGGTTCAGAGAA TTTATTGACCAGTTTGAGGAGAACATGCCCGTATTAAGGGCCGAGGTGGAAGAGCTCCAAGCCCAGACCCGGGAACCCCGAGAGGTCGTGTTTGAGGATGTTCTGCTTCGGAGACCCAA GCACCGTGTGAATGAAAACAGTTCTcggccctgccctcatggagccaAAGAGGGAACTGGACGTGAGTCGATAATGAGCCGCAAGTAA
- the C2H20orf96 gene encoding uncharacterized protein C20orf96 homolog isoform X2 has product MAHVLQKPSHSGTHSTVYEFQVSDYVPWQQSKQETKPSTLPPVQQANSLHINKMKTLTRVQPVFHSKPTRVVTSHQPKNPRELHRRWKLDPGKMQAKIRLMKMMLRNGRTALRELQSHENFLTKLNEELIETIQDMENSTTLNVRALLQQQDVLATIIDILEYSNKKRLQQLKSELQEWEEKKKCKMSSLEQQAEQLNAKIEKTQEEVNFLSTYMDREYSIKSIQISTLVRQLQQDKDSQQDELDDLSEMRRKVLESLSDKIQKKKKKILSSVVAKTQRPYEEALLQKIWENQDFLKCMQRFREFIDQFEENMPVLRAEVEELQAQTREPREVVFEDVLLRRPKNTKANLTASCSMQASNDKPHSTYHRKSRNLLSHLEMISFVSHQMVQLFYKWIKALFF; this is encoded by the exons ATGGCGCATGTCTTACAaaa ACCCAGCCACTCTGGGACTCACTCCACAGTCTACGAGTTCCAGGTTTCG GATTATGTTCCATGGCAGCAGTCCAAGCAGGAAACCAAGCCATCTACTCTGCCTCCAGTCCAACAAGCCAACAGCCttcatataaacaaaatgaagacTTTGACTAGGGTCCAACCAG TGTTCCACTCCAAGCCCACTAGAGTGGTGACAAGCCACCAGCCGAAGAATCCACGAGAACTACATAGAAGGTGGAAGTTGGACCCTGGGAAGATGCAGGCCAAAATCCGGTTAATGAAG ATGATGCTCAGGAACGGGAGGACTGCTCTGCGAGAGCTCCAAAGCCATGAGAACTTCCTCACCAAGCTCAACGAGGAgctgatcgagaccatccaggacATGGAGAACAGCACAACCCTGAACGTGCGGGCCCTGCTGCAGCAGCAGGACGTCCTAGCG ACCATCATCGACATCTTGGAGTATTCAAACAAGAAGAGGCTGCAGCAATTGAAGTCTGAGCTTCAGGagtgggaagaaaagaagaaatgcaagaTGAGCT CTCTAGAGCAGCAGGCGGAGCAGCTGAATGCCAAGATTGAGAAGACCCAGGAGGAAGTGAACTTCCTGAGCACTTACATGGACCGTGAGTATTCCATCAAGTCTATCCAGATCTCCACCCTTGTGCGCCAGCTGCAGCAGGATAAGGACAGCCAGCAG GATGAGCTGGATGACCTCAGTGAGATGCGCAGAAAGGTCCTGGAATCCTTGTCTGACAAAattcagaagaagaagaaaaaaattctgagttCTGTGGTGGCA AAAACCCAGCGTCCCTATGAGGAGGCTCTCCTACAGAAGATATGGGAAAACCAGGACTTCCTGAAATGCATGCAAAGGTTCAGAGAA TTTATTGACCAGTTTGAGGAGAACATGCCCGTATTAAGGGCCGAGGTGGAAGAGCTCCAAGCCCAGACCCGGGAACCCCGAGAGGTCGTGTTTGAGGATGTTCTGCTTCGGAGACCCAA AAATACTAAGGCAAATTTGACTGCATCCTGCTCCATGCAAGCTAGTAATGACAAACCGCACAGTACATATCATAG aaaatcgaGAAATCTTCTCAGCCACCTAGAGATGATTTCCTTTGTATCCCACCAGATGGTTCAACTCTTCTACAAATGGATCAAAGCCTTGTTCTTTTAA